A stretch of DNA from Cryptomeria japonica chromosome 4, Sugi_1.0, whole genome shotgun sequence:
TATTAACTGTTAGCTTTGACCACTACAAAATTTGTACAATCGATCCAATACTTACACATAGATGTCCCAATAACCGTGTGTTGTTGGTACCAATAAAGTTGTACAATCAAATTAATTTTTAGTTGACTTTTAATAAATGAAATTCAATGAATGGTAACTAGAACATGAGTACAACTCTACctaatttataatgtcatttcAAAGTGTGATCCCAAACATATTCCCTATTGCCTTGTTAATCATTAGCTTTGACCACCACGGATCCAATATTTACACATAGATGTCCCAATAACCATGTGCtattggtaccaataaagttgTACAATCAAATTAAATTTTAACAAACTTTTAACTAATGAAATTCAATGTACGTAACTAGAACATGGGTGCAACTCTATctaatttataatgtcatttcAAAGTGTGATACCACCACAAAATTTGTACAATTGATCCAATACTTAGAACATGGGTGCAACTCTATctaatttataatgtcatttcAAAGTGTGATACCACCACAAAATTTGTACAATTGATCCAATACTTACACGCAGATGTCTCAATAACTGTGTTCtattggtaccaataaagttgTGCAATTGATCTAATTGTTAACTTTTTTCCTACCTATTGAGTATACCAATAGAGGACTATTGACttacaaaattaatttttaatagacttttaattaatgaaattcaacaaagataactagaATATGAGTGCAGCTCTAcctaatttataatgtttattgaGTTTGACATAAATTAGGTGGGCTTTCTACCTATTATACACATTTTGAAAAGGAAAATACATAAAATCTGAAAGTCaaattaaaaaacatttaaaaCTATTATCATGTactataaaaatttatttcatatTGTTAGCTGTTTAATATATTAAATTGCATTGTTTGTACAATTACAGGGACAATTATATGATATTACAAGCATGGGTGGCAACAATGGGGCACAAATGGGTTCCTGGGCTGGTGGGCATGCTTCCGATGTGGAATTCCAGAGGGATTTTAACAGTTTTGTTGTTGCATATGGGTCCAACAGAACTACTTTACTACTTTTCTCATAGAGCTTTTCACAAGGGCTATTTATTTCAAAATTATCATTATTTTCACCATGAATCCACCAGACCTGAACCCTCTACAAGTAAGTTTAGTTTAGTTTACTGATTCAGCATGTTGGACTAAATTACAGTTTACTAGTTTAGCATGTCAATATGGTAAGTTGCAGTGTTGAGCTTGTTATACAAGGTGACTTTTATGTATGTGGGGCTGGGGTTCGTATGTTATTGGCAGGTGGGACGAGCAGTTTCCTGGAGCATCTGGTAATGGTGGCATTGATGAGTATTCCAATTGGTGCAGCAGCTGCCATGGGAGAGGCATGCATTGGCATGTTTTATGTTTATTTTCTAGGATTTGATTTCCTCAAATTTATGCAACATTCAAATGTGGAGGTGGTTCCACTGTGGCTTTTTAATATGTTTCCATTCCTTAAATATCTTATCGCCACACCCTCGTAAGTACATTCATCCACATTCTTCCATTAAGTTTGAGCTGTTTTCATTGAGTAATCCATTGACATTGTTTTTGATTTAAGGGTAAAATATGGATTTTGAAAGAGTTTAGATTTTACTATAATTAGAAGGATCATTGAGCATAGCAGAGCAACGAAAAAACAATCAAGAGGATCCACGATGATGAGACTACACAAAGGGGAAAAAAAATAAATCCAaccaaataatcaagatcataagACAGTACATAAGATTATATGCGGGTTCATCATCCAAATCCGATCCCATTAGAGAGGTATCCATAGCTTTAACAGTTTCTCCTCTATTATCAATCTTCTGAGCTTCAACAGAGGAAATATCTTCAATAATAACATGCATTTGTTTTTTTTTCCTCCGCATGAACTGGTTTTCCATGTTACATGGGCAATTAGCAGTACCTTGGCCCACTTTGCAGCAACTAAGGCAGATTATAGAGGACTCTCCAAGCTCAATCTGCTGCACCCACTCATCAAGTTTGAAAGAACAGCTCTTCTTGTTTTGTTTCATAAGCATATATTCTAGCAAACAACAAACGTTTAGGCAGGGGTTTTACGATGGGGCTTAAGTTCTATTTTTGAAGAAGAGGTAGTCTCATGAATGAAAAATTTTTGTTCTTCAGAATTATTTAGAATCTTTTGAAAAAATAAGAACCCCTAGTTTTTAGACctacaatttttattttaaaaatattataaaaatttatcTTACTATTGAAAACTTCTTACTGTCCCTAGAATGTTTAAGAGACACCGCAGACATCCCCAACCATCTCAGGGATAGCCAAACATTTCACAATATTTTCTgttactgcaacatattttgaaaatgtttatatTTAAAATGTTTGGGGACGAGCAGGAAACATCCCCTACCATTCCATCATATTAGAAATGTCATTGGGGGACAGCAGTTTGAGGGCTGGAAATGCATCCCTGTGAAACATAGCTTAATATCtattttaaaaagaaatttaaGAATTTTTTATATAAGATTTATATAAGTTTATAATATCAAGTGATATCTTTCCAtctttttatcttgatgatttactataagaagaaagaaagaaagaaagattcttttataATTCATCGTATCGACGGTctaaaaaatcaattccaaatttGATATTTGACATGTAAATCCAAACAATGAATCAGcttgcatgatattaaatctaaatGTCCATTTCAATAATTTCTGATCTTTTAAAAGGAATTTATATACTAGTATTATGGACTATAAAGGCCTATAACGTAAAAATCTCATCTCATCTCAGGTACCATTCTATCCATCACAGCAAATTAAATTGCAACTATTGCTTGTTTATGCCTTTATATGACTATCTAGGAGGAACAGTCAACAGCAAGGAGACCTCTCTTCTCCATTCAAAGCTGAGAACCCAAGGTGGGTGTGTGACTGAATTTTAAGTAACTATCACTTAAGTCTACAatactcaaaaaaaataaaaatgctaaGTTGGTTTTTTTTGGCCAATTGCTGATTTTTTTTGATTGTTGAAACATGAATGTTTAACCAGGCAGCTTGTATCTCATTATTGGATGCAGGGCAGGAAAGGAAAGTTCCAAATGTTGTATTCTTAAGTCATGGGGCGGACTACATGCAGGTTCTTCATATTCCTTATGTGGGGAGAACATTTGCTGCAAGGCCATGCACTTATGCAGCATGGTATCTCTGGATCCTCTTGCCAATAGTCTGGATTTGTTTCACAATTACATCGCTTGTGGCATCTGCACACACAATTAGCAAGTATCAGATAAATGAATCATTTTATGTAGAGATATGGGCTATACCAAAACTCGGTTATCAGGTAATGAAATATACTGgcatactctttttttttttttttcagagggTAATGAAATATACTGGCATACTTTTTTTTCCTTCACTTTTGTTCATTATTTCATTAAAAGCCAAAAAATGTTGAAACCGGTGGATGACAACTAACAAGAATGTCAAATTTGATGTTTCTAATTTTTATTGATGGAAGTTTTTGCATCTTATGAAGGTAatagaccttagacctaattacaaTTTGGTTTtcagtttattatttaattataactaTTGAACATCATCCAATTCAATAATTAAAATTAATGTATCgattaattcatttaaaaatttgaaaatatcaaaTTACTCTTATTATCTTTGCAGTAATATGAAAAGCTACCACACATATTCTTCATTCTAAGGTTTGTATATTGGGTGCTGCAGTTTTTCCTGCCATTTGGACAGAAGCAAATTAACAAGCTTATAGAGGATGCAATCCTGGAGGCAGATAGATTAGGAGTGAAAGTTATAGCTCTTGGGGCTCTGACTAAGGTACCATTTTAGTTAccagaaatcctcctctttgtacTTTAATGTCATTGAGTtttttgggtttttaaaaaaatttgattgtgtatgtgtttaatattaattgtttcagatcatattttataataatttatcAAAATATTAGAGAATTTAAGGAATAGAAAAACATTCTGATGATAGATCATAAATGCGATccgaaatattgatgcaaaaataCATATACAATCGAATTCAAAAACAACAAGAAGAAACAGTATAAATTACAAAAAGCTGATATAATTTCTTATCATTCAATGCAGAATGAGGTCCTGAATGGAGGAGGTGAATTGTTTGTGAGGAGGAATCCCAATCTGTCAATTAGAATTGCGCATGGTAATACATTAACAGCATCTGTGCTTTTACATGAACTTCCAGAAAATGTTGATCAAGTGTTTCTGTCTGGATCAACATCCAAGATTGGCAAGGCCATTGCTCTTTACCTCTGCAGGAAGAGAGTCAGAGTTCTGGTGAGAACAGTTCTATATTGAAACCATTCTCTACTGAAGTATAGTATACAACTGAATGAATGATAAATATGACTACTTTTTTTTTCACAGATGCTGACTGCTTCTGTGGAACGCTTTGAAGCAATTAAAAACGAAGCCCCTGCTGAATATCGAGATTATCTGGTTCATTCCCTCACATATGAAGCAGGCAGTCAATGCAAGGTAAGTCTTGTCAACTGCATCAAATGATTATATCACCCTTAATTAGTATCCACAGTGATAAAAGAAAGCACTACTCAATTTAGACAGCACATTAATGCAATCTGGCCTTACCAAATACATGGCATAGCTGTACATCTTCTTGGCCATGGTCAGATTTAAACTGTATCAGGTATTAGTGGTTCATTTGaaattaaattagtttttttttaaagtaggatTCATTTATTAATGTGATTTCAAATGAATCATCGAAGCAAGTCAAAACTAGTGAAAGACTAGCTACCTCTTAAAAGTGCCAAGATTCGGTTTAGCTCCTTAATCTCAATTCAAAGTTTACATAtaaatgcttttttttttcttcttcttgattttGTTATTTCTATATGCTTTAATTTTAAAGAGGTcagttttttaattattaatattaagtagtcatatgttttattttattataattttagtaTATTGATTGTTGgccataaatttatttatatttttatggtttttaaataaatgatttatttaaatcttatattttgtttatatttaaAGGAGGGTGTTAAAACAATGTTGGTTAGAATTTTTCTTAATCTAAAAAAGTAAGTATATTTGTAAGTATGTGCCTAAGAAGTTGAGGAAGGTACTCAGTAACTCTAGATAGGTTTCTTAATGTAGCTAGGAGTAATGCAGGCATAATGGAGAAGGGCTTCCCATAATGATGCATGAATTGTGTATCACAAAATGTTGTGGGAATAAATGTCCCTAACAAAATAATATTGGTCAAATGCTAGTTACTTATACTCAATCTAAATTTATTTTATGGAAAGAGATCAAATTTACAAAGACAAGTTTTGGCCACATTCCCTTATCACTTGAGAAGAACTGGAAGGGTTTAATAGTTGAGGCTACATGGGCCTCTAAAGGGCTATGTACTCTTTGAAATCAAATTTCTCTCCCTTAGAGCTTCTTGCTAAATTGTCTAGTTGGTTATGTTGATCTTTCAAGtccttttgttttaattttttaagtgTATTCATAAATGTTTATGTTTCCACAAATAAGGTCGAGAAGCAAAGCTCATGGGCTAATTTGTTTGATTAGTTGGAGTTATTGCAAGAAAAAAGTGTTGTTTTTGGTGTGGATTTTCATGTTATAGTTAGAGCCTCCAACAAGAGGGTTGACATCTCGCGCCCCTTTTCAAATTGAGTTAGATTTTAGGTCCTTTTGGAGGCCAATAATCTTCTTAATATCATTCCAAAAATACGGACTTATATTGGACCAACTATAGAGAAGATTTCTACTATATTGTTGAAAAGTTAGATAGATTCTTGGTCTCTACAAATTGGCTACAATAGAGGCTTACTATAAAGATAACTAATCTTCCTTTGGTTGGGTTTGATGATTATACTCTTAGCATTAAAATCCTCTTAGATTTGCCTCCAATTAGCTATTCTTTGAAGTTTGAATATATATGGATTTCCCATCCAAATATCATCCTATTTTTCAAAGATTAGTGGTAGTCTAGCTCAAAAGTAGCAAGCTCTTCAATATTTGAGTTTATATATAAGTTAAATTTTATCAAGCAATAGTTCCATTCATGAAACAAAGAAGTTTTGGAAACATTTTTAAACACAAAGTGGTCATTGAAGCATCTCTAGAGTAGTTATATATGCATATCCAATTAGATCCTATGATAGGTGACCTTATCTAGGAAGAGACGCCATGACGTTATGTAGGAAAAGACATAGTTGTTGACACTTTAAGAATAATGTTTACATTGTGAAGGAATCTATTGGAAGATAAAATCTAAGGACAAATAGATGATTGAAGGGAATAGAAATCCCTCATGTTTTCATGTAGTGGAAATGAATAAACATCAAGCTAATACCATATGGTAATGTTTTGTCTTTAAGGTTTGGAGGTTAGCAATATGAAATAGCATGATATAATTGTTGGATTATTCCATGAATTTGAAAGCATAAACAAAATTTCCACTTGTGAAATGATAAACACAATACGATAATATATCTTATGCATGAAGAGTGTGTAAAATGTACATAGTATCCTCGCATATATCAACAAGGTAGATGAGGTGAGAAGACAAGAGTGAAACTTAGACTACCCCTCCAAAAGGCGTAAGACTTGTGATATCACTTGAAAATTATGTGAGCAAGTGGAAATTATGCATGCAATAGGTATCTAAATTGATGAGAACCCATGTCTAAACCATATAAAGTGAGACAAAAACATAAAATAGCCTAAGGAAAGTTACACTAAGTGTGAATAGGTCACTAAATAGAAAGTTGATATGTAACTAGTTTGACATGACTCTATTTACACTAATACCCcccattaagtgcaacttagggagtaatGTAGGCAAGACGATGAGCCCTAGATAGTAGGCCATGTTAGGTGCTCATGTACAAATTTCTCATAAAGTGGATAAAAAGGAGAAATTCTTGTGAGAAAAAAAACTTCTCTAGAAGAGATAATACAAAATGAATGTACATGTGAAGAAGAGAAATGATAGAAGTAAGGACACATGATAATCCCCCAAGGGATAATTCTAACAAAATGTACAATAATGTTCTCCCCATAGAAGATAAATAAGACATGGTCATGTGAACCCCTAGGAGTGAGAAGGAATAAACTCCATGCAAATATATGCTTCCTGAAAAAATGGATAAGACAAGATAAACCATGCAACCTCCCCTCGAAATAATGTCTATAATTTTGGTAGATGCTTGAAAATAGATGTTGAATATGTTCCATGAATGCTAAACAACATTTCTCTACTTAGGAAGAAATAACaccacaaatgtgtgcaagatgccTTCTCATTCTTGACAGGAAGATGTAGGAAGTACTATGAATGCCTCTGGATTATTCACATGATCCAAAGACTAAAATGATGCCCATGATGGATGATTAATGATATCCAAGCCAATGCTACGAGGTGACAAATTTTGATTTGATGGATTAGGTATAATTTAAGATTTAGGAATAGGGAGCATGGATGTATGACATTGATAACTGAACCAATGTGAATTTGATACTACTCTAGATGATGATGACTAAGTTGTATTAAACTCATGAAGATATGAAAAATATGTCACTGTAAAAGTGGATGTCAGTGAGGCAAGAGTAATATATAAAGATGACAATAAAGTGACAATATTATTGATATGACTACCATCAAATAGAAGACCAATATCCTCAATGGTGTATCTAAATTTGTAAGGTGGGATTGTACAAACAAGGATGTGATGTTCGATAGATATACATCTTAATGTGGTAGATTTGGAGAAACAATAACAATGTATTGGTATCAATAATCGATAGAACTCATGGATAAGTCGACAATGGATTCATAGGTAACAATATATATTATAGGTTTTACAATCCTAGATAAAAGTTGGAAGAGGTTATGTgagaaatgaggacaaaattcatcCACATCGTTATTATTCCCACAATATGTGCActtcattttgtaatttttataCATGGTCCAATTAGGAGTAAAATAAATATGAAATGCAAGTATACTCCCTTAGATGCAATGTTAGTTACCCCCAAGTTTTGGCACTTTATAACTTAGTGTTTATTATAAAGCATGAAAAATGTGAATAAATATGAAATTTTGGACAATATCGAGCTCAATTTTGAcctattaatgaaaattaattacaTAAACAAATCCTATAAAATTATCTTAAAAAATAAATACAACTGAACTAAAAGATAAAAAAATAGCAGTAAGATAATTTAGTGGACCCAACCTTCCATATACTCA
This window harbors:
- the LOC131035002 gene encoding very-long-chain aldehyde decarbonylase GL1-1 isoform X1 is translated as MEHNRGPLFGWPWERLNNYKYFLYAPLLFKAAVEIWENRGEEGYWFVHILVISLLRCSLFQVWHSYSRADFLSRRHQIHSNSVDFDQIDREFHWDNYMILQAWVATMGHKWVPGLVGMLPMWNSRGILTVLLLHMGPTELLYYFSHRAFHKGYLFQNYHYFHHESTRPEPSTSGTSSFLEHLVMVALMSIPIGAAAAMGEACIGMFYVYFLGFDFLKFMQHSNVEVVPLWLFNMFPFLKYLIATPSYHSIHHSKLNCNYCLFMPLYDYLGGTVNSKETSLLHSKLRTQGQERKVPNVVFLSHGADYMQVLHIPYVGRTFAARPCTYAAWYLWILLPIVWICFTITSLVASAHTISKYQINESFYVEIWAIPKLGYQFFLPFGQKQINKLIEDAILEADRLGVKVIALGALTKNEVLNGGGELFVRRNPNLSIRIAHGNTLTASVLLHELPENVDQVFLSGSTSKIGKAIALYLCRKRVRVLMLTASVERFEAIKNEAPAEYRDYLVHSLTYEAGSQCKTWIIGKWASHRDQKWAPTGTQFYQFTLPTIIEFRSDCTYRDSVSLILPETAKGVNNCEYTMHRRVLYACHVGGVVHALEGYENNEVGTINIDHIDLVWNASIKHGFTLGPQPPAK
- the LOC131035002 gene encoding very-long-chain aldehyde decarbonylase GL1-1 isoform X2, with product MEHNRGPLFGWPWERLNNYKYFLYAPLLFKAAVEIWENRGEEGYWFVHILVISLLRCSLFQVWHSYSRADFLSRRHQIHSNSVDFDQIDREFHWDNYMILQAWVATMGHKWVPGLVGMLPMWNSRGILTVLLLHMGPTELLYYFSHRAFHKGYLFQNYHYFHHESTRPEPSTSGTSSFLEHLVMVALMSIPIGAAAAMGEACIGMFYVYFLGFDFLKFMQHSNVEVVPLWLFNMFPFLKYLIATPSYHSIHHSKLNCNYCLFMPLYDYLGGTVNSKETSLLHSKLRTQGQERKVPNVVFLSHGADYMQVLHIPYVGRTFAARPCTYAAWYLWILLPIVWICFTITSLVASAHTISKYQINESFYVEIWAIPKLGYQFFLPFGQKQINKLIEDAILEADRLGVKVIALGALTKNEVLNGGGELFVRRNPNLSIRIAHGNTLTASVLLHELPENVDQVFLSGSTSKIGKAIALYLCRKRVRVLMLTASVERFEAIKNEAPAEYRDYLVHSLTYEAGSQCKTWIIGKWASYRDQKTIL